In Levilactobacillus brevis, the genomic window TAATCAGAACGAAGTCGGCATCTTTACCAACACTGATCCGGCCTTTGTCATCCAAGTTGTAACGGTCCGCTGGATTCGAAGCAATGATTTGAGCAAAATGCGTTAAGGACATGCCGCGTTTTTGAACGGCTTCATCATACATGACGTCAACATCATTTTGAACACCAGAGATCCCACCCCAAGCATCGAAGGCATTATCGGTATCCTTCAAGTCAGGTGTACATGGTGAGTGGTCAGACGTTACGAAGCTAATAGCGCCTGATTCAACCCGCTTCCACAAAGCATCTTGTTGTGCTTGTTCACGGATTGGTGGTGAACATTTAACCACGGCACCAATTGCATCCAACTCGTCCTTGGCAAAGTACAGGTAGTGTACACAGGTTTCACAGGTAACGTCGACACCTTCAGCGCGACCCTGGATAACCGCATCCACACCTTCTTGGCAAGCCACGTGGCAGATGTGAATCCGGCAGCCCGTTTGCTTGGCCATAAAGATGGCTTTCTTGATCGCCATAACTTCGGTAAAGGCAGGACGTGTGTCAACGTAGTCAGCCAACGTCGTCTTCCCTTCAGCTTTAGCAATTTCGCCTAACCGGTCGGTAATTGCAGCATCTTCGGCGTGAATAGCTAAGACTTTACCGGTCTTGGCAATCTGCTTCATGCCTTCATACAGGGAGTAATCATCAACGTTTTCAAAATCACCGTCGATGGAACGGTCCCCACAGGTTGCTAAGAAGCACTTGTAACCCGCAACGCCACCTTCATCCAATTCTTGAATGCCGCCCTTTAAGTTCGATGGGACTAAGCCACCAAACGAGCCAACATCCACTTTTAATTCATCTTTGTGGGAATACTTTTCTTCAAGGGTCTTGCCATCAACTGTTGCTGGCACTTGGTTCAGAGGCATTTCCATAAAGGAAGTGACCCCACCTTTCGCACAAGATGCCGTTCCAGTTACGTAGCCTTCCCATTGATCCCGGTACCCACCACCCATTGGGGTAATATGTACGTGGGCATCAACCATCCCAGGACTAACAATTAAGCCTTTGGCGTCAACAATCTTACTACCATCTAGATTTTGTCCAATGGCGGTAATTTTACCATTGTCAACGGCCACATCAGTATGGACTTCGCCACCCTCAAGGATAACTAATCCGTTTTTTATGACTAATTCATGACTCATGTTTATTCCTCCTTTATATCTTGGTTTAAACTCTGGTTAAGTGTTGCCGGTTCTTTTTTCGACACCATTTTCTTTAACCCTAGGTAAATCAGGAATGCAGAGATAAATCCAACAAACCATGACAAATCAGAAATTACTTTGACGGCTGGAATAAATTGGCCACTGAGTGACAATATAAGAGCTAAGATTGTCGCGATATAGGCCTCTTTATTGACGCCATGATAACGAATCTCTTTATTCCCGGTATTCAGATCCATATACAAAGTATCTAGATTTTCATGCCGGTAATGAATGAAGAAGTAGTTGGCAATCATGACCCCAGCAACTGGTCCCAAGACAGCACCAATTCCGTTCAGGAAAATAAAGATACTATCTGAGTTCTCCATCAACTTCCACGGCATAATCAGGAAACTAATGATACTAGCAATAATCACACCACTCTTGTAATTGAGCTTCTTCGGGAATAACGCGGTCAGTTGATAACCGGCTGGAATGATGTTCCCCGTAGCGTTCGTTGAAATCGTGGTCAACAGGAAGACGGCCATTGAAATCAAGATTGCGGGTAAACTACCCCACCGTTCGATAATGTTCAAAACATTCCATTCCTGGATATTGTAATGAATAGATCCCCCGATCAGAATCACCACACTGGTGAAAGCAAAAATCAGATAACCGACCGATAACCCTAACGTTTGACCGATAGCTTGGGCCTTCGTGGACTTAGCATTCTGCGTAAAGTCTGCGATGCTGGTCCCAGGCGCCGCCCAAACGGCAATTACAGAGTTGAAAATGATAAAGTAAACCAGAAGCGGATTGGCATGGGAAGTTGCATTGACGTGGTAAGCCAGAATCGGTCCTAACCCACCAGCGCCCCAGATTGCCCAGATTGCCATACCACCAAATACGACATAAATCAGCGGGCTTAAAATCGCGGTAAATTTGTTTAAAATATTACCACCACCAAAACCAACTAGAACGTTTAACGCCCAGAAGATGGTGAATGAAATTAATCCCGGAATACTGATTCCTAGAATCTTAGTCGACCCGCCAATATCAAGGAAGCCCGGCCAAATCTTGCCAATCATAATCAGCAAAGCTAGAGAACCTGTATACGTCTGTAACCCAAACCAGGCAATCGCCGCGACACAGCCACGCAAGAATCCTGGTAGCTTAGCACCGAGGTTGCCATAGGCCGAACGAAGGTGCATTGCGAAGGGAATCCCGTATTTAGATCCAACGATCCCATTGATGGCCATGAATGCGGAAACGAAGAATGCACTCAAGAATATGGCGATCATGACGTTAAGCGGTGAGAGGCCCAAGAACAGGAAGCCACCGACGGCCGCGTAATTAGGAATGTTGTGAATGGACCCCATCCACAAGGTAAAGAAGTTCCCAATTCCCATGTTACGTTTATCCCCGGTCTTGGGTAGTAAGTCATCGTTGTAGCCGCGCTCTTTGAACGTTGCAATTTGCTGCTCAGTTACTTCATACTCGTTCGTTTTCACCTTCAAAACCCCTTACGAATGTAATAACCACCTTCGTTGCAGAATAGTCTCGATAAACGGCTACGTCCTAAAAGTCCTCAGAGATGATTGTCCGCGCGAACTGGTAAGGATCCCGATCGGTATCAAGCGTTACCGCTTGTCAGTTGGGCGTTAACTATTTATCACCACCCATTGTAAGCGGTTTCTTTTCAAGGAGCATTGTTCAAATTGACCAGAAAAACATTTTCATTTGTCACTTTGATGGCCTAAAATTTGGTACAATGTAAACGATTACAATTTTAGAAGGAGTGCGGGCAAACATGAAAACAACACAAATATCCTTAAACACATACCAAGATATCCAACTATCTGCTACCAGTTACGCGCCTGATACCAAAGCTTCCACCACCATCTTTTACCTGCACGGCGGTGGTTTGGAATTTGGCCAACGTAACGACCTTCCTGTGGATTACATTCAGCGTTTCGTTACTGCCGGAATTGAACTCGTTACATTTGATTACTTATTAGCTCCCGAGGTTAAAATCGATGTTATTTTACCCGTCCTACGGGAATCTCTTCAGGTCATGGTGGACAAAAAGGCTAGCTCTTCTCGGCTCATTTTGATGGGCCGGTCCGCCGGTTCCTACCTCTGCTATCTCCTCTTACGCGACGGCTTTGAAGCAGATGGTTTTGTCGATCTGTATGGATACGCCAGCCTAGATTATCCTGAATTTAGATTACCAGCGGGCTTCTACGACGACTTCCCTAAAGTATTGCCGATGAACGCCCAGGCCCTGATTCAACAACAGCCGTTGGTTGCTGGGGAAATGAAGGACCGCTATCCTCTGTACGTTTCTGGCCGCCAATTTGGCACCTGGCTCAGTCAATTCTTACCCAGCATGCGCGCTGCTGACAGCTACTCTCTGACGCCGGACGAGCTGCGGCGCCTACCGCGAACTCTCCTCATTCACAGTACCGACGATCCCGATGTTCCTTTTGCGACTTCGACAGAAGCTGTTAAATATCTACCAGACGCCAAACTCATCCCTATTCAACAGGCTGAACACGACTTCGACCGAAACGTGACCGCGGAAAATTTAGCCATTTATGATCAAATCATCGACTTCATTGTCGCTATACCGATTGGTGTGCGGGCCTCAGCTTAAGTCACTTAACCACATAATCTGATGAATACTCGGCGCTATTTACGTCGGGTATTTTTATTATCGCTAACGTAAAACGTTTTATTTAAGTAATCACCACGCACCTATGCTATGCTCAATGCAACCCAACCGCACAATATTTAGGAGGCGTTTTCATGACCGTCATTACTGATTATATCGAAGAAGCTGATGCCAAGCAACAACCACAACTAACCGCCATGTACCAGATCCTGAAGTCACTCCTGCCGGAAGCTACTGAAACACTCAGCTACGGCATGCCCGCCTTTCATCAGCAAAAGGATATCGTCTACTTTGCAGCGATGAAGAACCACTTGGGCTTCTACCCCACTAATACGCCAATCGCAGCGTTTGAAGATGAACTCGATGGTCGGTACAACTATTCGAAGGGAGCCGTCCAATTCGACTATAATAAACCCCTACCGGCAGAACTGATCGCTAAGATGGTTCGCTTTAAGCTCAACGAACTTCAGTCATAAAAAATGGTTGACCCAGCGCCACACTGGATCAACCATTCTTTAGTTCAAAACTTAATCCTCACTGCCCATCATCCGGCCAACAAAAGCAGCCAAGACGGCGCCGACTTCCGGTGCCAAAATGTAGAGCCAGAGGTGAGACAACGCGCTACCACCGGCAAAGACCGCTGGGCCAAACGACCGCGCTGGGTTCAAGGACCCACCCGTCAAGTTCAACGCCACGATGATCAGGAAGGCCAAGGTCACCCCAATCGTCACACCGGCGAAGTCACCATTGCCGTGACGATCGCTCGTCACATTCAAGATAACCAGCAGGAACAGGAACGTGACGAGGGCTTCAACGAAGAAGGCCAAGCCCGTAGAGATCTTGGGAAAGTCCGTTTGTCCCAATTGGTTCGTTGCCAGGCCCAAGCCACCGACAAATAATTTCATAATAGCTGAAGCCACGGTTGCGCCGAGAACCTGCGCCACGATATACCAGAGTGCATCCTTACCCGAGATCCGCCGGTTAATCAACATGGCGGTCGTTACTGCGGGGTTAAAATGGCCACCGGAGATGCCACCGAACGCATAGGCGGATACCGTAATTGCCAGCCCAAAGGCCAGTCCAATCGTCAGGGTACTCCCTGCGGCCACCGTCACGGCACCGGTCCCCAGGAACACCAGCATAAAGGTACCCAAAAATTCTGCAGTATATTTCTGCATCATGATTCCTCCAATCCAATTCTCTAGTTAACTTCTCTATTATAATATAAATAATAATCACCTGCCGCCAATATGCTAATTACTTAACGGCTCGGCTAATTAATGCCGCACGCCATCGGCTTAATTGGCCCGTTTCTTACAGTCATCACGTCAAAAACAGGCGTCGTTCCAGTCTCTGACTGAATCGACGCCTGCCCTGTTGTTTTTTCTATCGGTTGTTAAATTTCGGCTAATGCCGTGGTGATCGGCGTATGACCGCTCTTCATCATGATGACCTTGCCAATGGTTTGCGGCGCATCAATCAAATTGGCCAAAACGGCGGCCACATCCGCCAACGGGTTCTCGCCCAACGTTTCCTCATCCAAGCTTACCAGACCGGTTGCGGGGGTCTCGGTCAGGACACCTGGCTGAAGAATCGTATAGTCTAGCGTTGTCCGATGAATGAGCCAATCATCGGCAAAATACTTCGCAATATTGTAGTTCGTCAAGCCTTTAAGGTAGCCTTCCGACCACCGCTCCGGCTGCAAATCATAGGCGGAGCTCAATTGAATAAAGCGCTTAACTCCAGCCAGTTCAGCTGCCTTCATCACGTTGACCGCGCCGTTCAAGTCGGTCTGCAACAGATCCTTGCCACGTGAACCGGCGACGAAATAAACGGCTGCCATCCCTTGAAGGGCTGACGCTAGGTCTCGAGGCTGGTCGTGCAAGTCAAAGAAGACCTGATCGTCTCCAGCTTGGGGCTTACGAGAACCGGCAAACACCTCATGACCGGCTTGGCGTAAGCGTTCAACCAATGCCTGTCCTACCCGACCGGTGGCTCCAACAACAAATAATTTCATCAATCGTCCCTCCTAGTCCTTAAACGTCAAAAATTCAGAATTTGCGACCCGACTCGACCGGAAATCATTGATTAGCGCCTGATCACGATAGCCTAGCGCTATGCCCATGATAAAGCGGTGGGTCTCGTCCAATCCAAGCAGATCGCGCAGGGCATCCGGATATCGAATGATCTCATACGCCGGAATCGACTGGATGCCGTGGTTGGTCGCACTCAACATCAGCGTTTGGGAAAAGGCGCCCAGATCGAAGATGGCCCAATCATTGACCGGTGCACGTAAAACCAAGTAGACCAATGCTGCGGCATTAAACAACTTATCCTGCGATTGGCCATACGTCGCCTGCGCCTGTTGCGCCGCTAAAAGCTGGTTCAACTCATCATTAAACGTCGCAATATTCTGACGGCTAGCCGCCGCCCACTCCGAACGATGGGCCACTGCCATATCCGTATTGCCGGCCACGCCGCGCTGGCTGCGTTCCAGATGTCCCGCCTTGATCTGCGCCAAGGTTTGACCAGTAGCGACCACGACTTGCCACGGCTGGGCGTTGGCCCAAGAGGGCGCGTGCTTTGCCTCGGTCACAATTTCTTCGAGAACACTCGGTGCAATCGGCTGATTGGTAAAGGCACGATAGGAATGCCGTTCACGAATAATGTCTTTAAAATCCATCAGATAACCTCCTCGTAGACAACTTGCCCACTAAATGATATGATGCTTTCAACGTGGTGTAACTATACCATCAGGAATACCAACGCTACAAGGTGGATTGTGCCCACCGTTTTATTTTTTAAGTGTGCAATCTGCACACCCAGGAGGAAAGACAAGCATGCAGAAGGAAGACTTACTTCTAAAATCCATTCAGTGTACCACCATTGACGAGCTCACCGACCTAATTGCCTGCTACCTTGATCAAGCGATCATTCTGGTCGACCAGTCTGGGCGCATCATCAGTAGCGGCCAATCTTCACTCTCAAAGATTCCCACCGATTGGCTGGATCCCACGACTAATGCGCCCCTTTACCGTCACGGCCAACTGGAATTCATTCGTAACATCATCAATCCACTGGCTCTGAACACGTGGTACCTCTTTAGTTCCCAATCCAAAGGCTATCCGGTTGCGCTTGATCAAATCCAATTGGCCATCCGCGTCATCAATAGCTTCATCGACCGTTACGCACTCAACCCCAACCAAAGTGAAGTCAATAGCTTATTGGGTAAGCTATTGACTCAGCCCACACAGACCGATACCACCCTATTACACCCCCTACTTACCGACAAAATCGTCTGTGTCACCGTCACCCCTGAGGCCGGGGCCACCAACCAGACTGCCTTGATTCAACAGCTCCGCGACCTGGTGGCACCACTTCCCCTCGCTGAAGATCAGCAACGCCTAGTCTTTCTTCTAAACGCTCCGGATTTGCCAAAATTACGCCCCAAACTCCAGCAACTCGGGACCTTCTTCCACCACTATTTCTTTATCTCCGAGGGTTACGACGACGTTAGCAAAACCGTTGAATTCCGTGACATCTGCGTGCAGTCCGCCAAAATTGCCCAGCAACTGGGGACGTTAACGGTCATCAATCCGACGCAGAAGTACAATATTTACGTGATCTTATCGCAAGTAGACAACGCCCCACTCCTCAAAAATACGATGTGTACCCAACTTTTAATCTTACAAAAATACGACCGGCGCCATCACAGTGAGCTTTTTAAAACACTCTTCGAATACCTGGAAAATGAATGTAAAATCAGCATTACCGCTACACAACTTCATCTCCACCGCAATAGTCTTACCAAACGCCTGCAAAAAATTACCGATCTCATCGATGTCGACTTCGATGATCCCGACCGGACCTTTGGCCTCCGCCTGAGCTACCGGTTATTTAACTTCTTACAACTCTAATCCCCGAAAGGAACGATCACTCATGGCTTTAACCCAACTCAATCTCGGCAGCGAACTCGGCCTGGAAATTCTCCACCAGCGCTGGTACGCGCTGATTCTCTACCAGCTGGCACCTGTCCCCACAGATTTCATGGATCTGCGCGTCACCGTCCGCGGTATTTCCACCTTTAACCTCTTACTCCGTCTCAAGCACCTGACGGAATGGGGGCTAATCGAGACACTTCCGGAAGACGACTACAGCTACCGACTCACGGCTAGTGGCGAGATGTTCCACCAGATTCTGCGCGAACTCGAAGACTGGGGCAACGACACCCTCGAAAATAATTTAGCAATTTAACGAATTGGACGACCTCTAAATGGGCCGTCCTTTTTAATTGAAAGATTTATGAAAACGGATTGCTATCAGGATATTCATCGCCTAATCTGGGCAAAACGAACACCATGTATTGATTTGGTATAGTTCTTGTATGGTTTTGCCTAAGCCTGCTGACAAGGGGGTTGAAATCAGGTATGCTGTGCTTGTAACAAAAAATGAAAACGAACTCCTAATCCTGAAAGGTAGGTATTTTCATGAAAATCAGACAACAGACTTGGACCAAACGCGCAGCGGTGATGCTTTCCCTGGTGGCTGTCACCCTTCCCCTAGTAACCAACGTGACGACGGCGAGTGCCAAGGCTTCCCGTCCTAATGTGGCGGCACTCCTGCAGCCACACGAAGCGGACTACGGTTACCTCGTCGATGGCTATCACCACAACCTCGATAACATGACCTACATGACGCCCACTAGTGATCCCGTCATTGGTGTCATCAACGGCTTCACCAAGTATTGGCGCGACGGTAAAGTCGTGGATCAATCCATGATTGATCTGAACCTCGCTAAATCCGCTAAAGTGACGGAAGAGCGGTCAGCCAGCGAAAGTGAACGGGCCTACTTCTCCGATCGACGAGACCTTCGTTATAACTTAATTTCAGGATTAGGACCTTACGCGCCAGCCTTCATTCAGAATGCCGACGCCCAAACCAGCTACATATCCATGCCAAGTGCCCCGCTCCCCGCCGACTACAAGGCTAAAAAGACGACCTGGGCAGCCCCAGATTCAAAATTAGGCGCACTGGTCAAGCTCGTCAACGTTGCCGAGGGCTCGCCTTACTCCGGGATTAATTCTCCTAAACACTACGTTGCCATGCCCCGGCCTTATCGACTAAGCACGGCGGTCAAGCCCCTGCCTGTGATTAAAAACATCATGGCTCACGCCAAACCAGACTCCTTCGATCTGCCGAGCGGTCACACCACGGCAGCCTTCGACAGTGGATTGGCCTTTGCCTACGCCTTACCACAACGGTTCCAAGAACTGGTTACCCGGTCTTCCGAAGTCGGTTATGACCGAATCATCGCCGGCCGGCACTCACCACTGGCCGTCATGGGCGGTCGAATGACCGGGACAGCCATCGCCGCTGCCGTACTAAACGACCCAGCCAACCAAGAGATCGCTAAAGCTGGTTACCAAGCCGCTCAGTCCGCTGACCTCTTGGGAAGCAAGGACACGACTGCTCAAGATGATTTCAAGAACTACGAGCAGAACCGCAAGGACTACCGTTATCGGATGACCTACGGCTTTGATCAAATCGGTGATACGCATCAGGCTATGCGGGTACCTAAGGGCGCCGAAGTCTTATTAGCGACCCGGCTACCTTATTTAAACGCTACCCAACGCCGTGCGGTTCTCTTCACGACTGGTCTACCTTCCGGCTATCCTGGAATGGATGATACCGAGGGTTGGGGCCGTCTCGACCTCTTCTCTGCGGCCAACGGTTACGGCGCCTTCTTAAACAATGTGACGGTCAACATGAACGCCAAGAAAGGGACGTTCAATGCCAAGGACACGTGGAAGAACCAGATTGGCGGAACCGGTAAGCTCACGAAGAAGGGAACCGGACAGCTCACACTGAGTGGCGCTAATCGCTATTCTGGTGGCACGACCCTGCAAG contains:
- the allB gene encoding allantoinase AllB; this translates as MSHELVIKNGLVILEGGEVHTDVAVDNGKITAIGQNLDGSKIVDAKGLIVSPGMVDAHVHITPMGGGYRDQWEGYVTGTASCAKGGVTSFMEMPLNQVPATVDGKTLEEKYSHKDELKVDVGSFGGLVPSNLKGGIQELDEGGVAGYKCFLATCGDRSIDGDFENVDDYSLYEGMKQIAKTGKVLAIHAEDAAITDRLGEIAKAEGKTTLADYVDTRPAFTEVMAIKKAIFMAKQTGCRIHICHVACQEGVDAVIQGRAEGVDVTCETCVHYLYFAKDELDAIGAVVKCSPPIREQAQQDALWKRVESGAISFVTSDHSPCTPDLKDTDNAFDAWGGISGVQNDVDVMYDEAVQKRGMSLTHFAQIIASNPADRYNLDDKGRISVGKDADFVLIKPNAPYTLKAEDLEYRNQISPYIGREIGAQVMQTILRGQTIYSKEAGVTSAFPGKFIEKAAKKVAQTV
- a CDS encoding putative allantoin permease; protein product: MKTNEYEVTEQQIATFKERGYNDDLLPKTGDKRNMGIGNFFTLWMGSIHNIPNYAAVGGFLFLGLSPLNVMIAIFLSAFFVSAFMAINGIVGSKYGIPFAMHLRSAYGNLGAKLPGFLRGCVAAIAWFGLQTYTGSLALLIMIGKIWPGFLDIGGSTKILGISIPGLISFTIFWALNVLVGFGGGNILNKFTAILSPLIYVVFGGMAIWAIWGAGGLGPILAYHVNATSHANPLLVYFIIFNSVIAVWAAPGTSIADFTQNAKSTKAQAIGQTLGLSVGYLIFAFTSVVILIGGSIHYNIQEWNVLNIIERWGSLPAILISMAVFLLTTISTNATGNIIPAGYQLTALFPKKLNYKSGVIIASIISFLIMPWKLMENSDSIFIFLNGIGAVLGPVAGVMIANYFFIHYRHENLDTLYMDLNTGNKEIRYHGVNKEAYIATILALILSLSGQFIPAVKVISDLSWFVGFISAFLIYLGLKKMVSKKEPATLNQSLNQDIKEE
- a CDS encoding alpha/beta hydrolase, with product MKTTQISLNTYQDIQLSATSYAPDTKASTTIFYLHGGGLEFGQRNDLPVDYIQRFVTAGIELVTFDYLLAPEVKIDVILPVLRESLQVMVDKKASSSRLILMGRSAGSYLCYLLLRDGFEADGFVDLYGYASLDYPEFRLPAGFYDDFPKVLPMNAQALIQQQPLVAGEMKDRYPLYVSGRQFGTWLSQFLPSMRAADSYSLTPDELRRLPRTLLIHSTDDPDVPFATSTEAVKYLPDAKLIPIQQAEHDFDRNVTAENLAIYDQIIDFIVAIPIGVRASA
- a CDS encoding DUF1801 domain-containing protein; translation: MTVITDYIEEADAKQQPQLTAMYQILKSLLPEATETLSYGMPAFHQQKDIVYFAAMKNHLGFYPTNTPIAAFEDELDGRYNYSKGAVQFDYNKPLPAELIAKMVRFKLNELQS
- a CDS encoding aquaporin, whose protein sequence is MQKYTAEFLGTFMLVFLGTGAVTVAAGSTLTIGLAFGLAITVSAYAFGGISGGHFNPAVTTAMLINRRISGKDALWYIVAQVLGATVASAIMKLFVGGLGLATNQLGQTDFPKISTGLAFFVEALVTFLFLLVILNVTSDRHGNGDFAGVTIGVTLAFLIIVALNLTGGSLNPARSFGPAVFAGGSALSHLWLYILAPEVGAVLAAFVGRMMGSED
- a CDS encoding SDR family oxidoreductase → MKLFVVGATGRVGQALVERLRQAGHEVFAGSRKPQAGDDQVFFDLHDQPRDLASALQGMAAVYFVAGSRGKDLLQTDLNGAVNVMKAAELAGVKRFIQLSSAYDLQPERWSEGYLKGLTNYNIAKYFADDWLIHRTTLDYTILQPGVLTETPATGLVSLDEETLGENPLADVAAVLANLIDAPQTIGKVIMMKSGHTPITTALAEI
- a CDS encoding nitroreductase codes for the protein MDFKDIIRERHSYRAFTNQPIAPSVLEEIVTEAKHAPSWANAQPWQVVVATGQTLAQIKAGHLERSQRGVAGNTDMAVAHRSEWAAASRQNIATFNDELNQLLAAQQAQATYGQSQDKLFNAAALVYLVLRAPVNDWAIFDLGAFSQTLMLSATNHGIQSIPAYEIIRYPDALRDLLGLDETHRFIMGIALGYRDQALINDFRSSRVANSEFLTFKD
- a CDS encoding helix-turn-helix domain-containing protein, with protein sequence MQKEDLLLKSIQCTTIDELTDLIACYLDQAIILVDQSGRIISSGQSSLSKIPTDWLDPTTNAPLYRHGQLEFIRNIINPLALNTWYLFSSQSKGYPVALDQIQLAIRVINSFIDRYALNPNQSEVNSLLGKLLTQPTQTDTTLLHPLLTDKIVCVTVTPEAGATNQTALIQQLRDLVAPLPLAEDQQRLVFLLNAPDLPKLRPKLQQLGTFFHHYFFISEGYDDVSKTVEFRDICVQSAKIAQQLGTLTVINPTQKYNIYVILSQVDNAPLLKNTMCTQLLILQKYDRRHHSELFKTLFEYLENECKISITATQLHLHRNSLTKRLQKITDLIDVDFDDPDRTFGLRLSYRLFNFLQL
- a CDS encoding winged helix-turn-helix transcriptional regulator — protein: MALTQLNLGSELGLEILHQRWYALILYQLAPVPTDFMDLRVTVRGISTFNLLLRLKHLTEWGLIETLPEDDYSYRLTASGEMFHQILRELEDWGNDTLENNLAI
- a CDS encoding phosphatase PAP2 family protein, with translation MKIRQQTWTKRAAVMLSLVAVTLPLVTNVTTASAKASRPNVAALLQPHEADYGYLVDGYHHNLDNMTYMTPTSDPVIGVINGFTKYWRDGKVVDQSMIDLNLAKSAKVTEERSASESERAYFSDRRDLRYNLISGLGPYAPAFIQNADAQTSYISMPSAPLPADYKAKKTTWAAPDSKLGALVKLVNVAEGSPYSGINSPKHYVAMPRPYRLSTAVKPLPVIKNIMAHAKPDSFDLPSGHTTAAFDSGLAFAYALPQRFQELVTRSSEVGYDRIIAGRHSPLAVMGGRMTGTAIAAAVLNDPANQEIAKAGYQAAQSADLLGSKDTTAQDDFKNYEQNRKDYRYRMTYGFDQIGDTHQAMRVPKGAEVLLATRLPYLNATQRRAVLFTTGLPSGYPGMDDTEGWGRLDLFSAANGYGAFLNNVTVNMNAKKGTFNAKDTWKNQIGGTGKLTKKGTGQLTLSGANRYSGGTTLQGGTLQLANTKALGTGNVKLTKGTLKLATTNVTIRGQFQQAKHGQLSLSRTSHLTIKKTAKLGGTLKLTSGKLKKGANLISYKKHTGKFAHIQGLPKGWHVTYTQHAVKLAK